A stretch of the Agromyces larvae genome encodes the following:
- a CDS encoding alpha-hydroxy-acid oxidizing protein: protein MARIDTSRGYARGVQSAVYRAGIAGARPAVPTTFAGLEQAAERTLSAEAFAYLAGGAGAEHTMAANTEAFGRWQVVPRVLRDVAERDLSIELLGRRRATPLVLSPLGVMELAHPDADVAVARAAAALDVPYVLSNQASRPMEEVAAAMGDGARWFQLYWSASDELNASFLRRAEASGCEAIVVTLDTHLLGWRTRDLDLAFLPFTRGQGIAQYTSDPVFAELVRERVRHGAPADPSAPAVKVNAKSLAAVVGMARGARRAGLVDGGLADAVRSPLPRAAVETFLDVFADPSLTWDALAKVREWTDLPVLLKGIVHPDDAERAVDAGMDGIVVSNHGGRQIDRSVPTVAALPAVVERVAGRVPVLLDSGVRGGADVAIALSLGATAVGLGRPYAYGLAIAGASGVSEVVRNTIAEFDVTLGLAGCTAAADLGPDVLRPSSPVEERPSGARTRHETR, encoded by the coding sequence ATGGCGCGCATCGACACCTCGCGCGGGTACGCCCGCGGCGTGCAATCGGCCGTCTACCGTGCGGGCATCGCTGGCGCGCGGCCGGCGGTGCCGACGACGTTCGCGGGTCTCGAGCAGGCGGCGGAACGCACGCTTTCGGCCGAGGCGTTCGCGTACCTCGCCGGCGGAGCGGGCGCCGAGCACACGATGGCCGCGAACACCGAGGCATTCGGTCGGTGGCAGGTGGTTCCGCGGGTGCTGCGGGATGTCGCGGAGCGCGACCTGTCGATCGAACTCCTCGGGCGCCGGCGCGCGACCCCGCTCGTGCTGTCGCCGCTCGGCGTGATGGAGCTCGCCCACCCCGACGCCGATGTCGCGGTGGCCCGAGCCGCGGCGGCGCTCGATGTGCCGTACGTCCTCTCCAACCAGGCGTCCCGCCCCATGGAGGAGGTCGCTGCGGCGATGGGCGACGGCGCCAGATGGTTCCAGCTCTACTGGAGCGCGTCGGACGAGTTGAACGCCTCGTTCCTGCGGCGGGCCGAGGCATCCGGTTGCGAAGCGATCGTGGTCACCCTCGACACGCACCTGCTCGGCTGGCGCACCCGCGATCTCGACCTGGCGTTCCTGCCGTTCACCCGCGGGCAGGGCATCGCGCAGTACACCAGCGATCCCGTGTTCGCCGAGCTGGTGCGCGAGCGTGTGCGGCACGGCGCGCCCGCCGATCCCTCGGCGCCCGCCGTCAAAGTGAACGCGAAGTCGCTCGCGGCCGTCGTCGGCATGGCGCGAGGGGCGCGGCGTGCCGGGCTGGTCGACGGCGGACTCGCCGACGCGGTGCGCTCACCGTTGCCGCGTGCGGCGGTCGAGACGTTCCTCGACGTGTTCGCGGACCCGAGCCTCACCTGGGACGCGCTCGCCAAGGTGCGCGAGTGGACCGACCTGCCCGTGCTGCTGAAGGGCATCGTGCACCCCGACGACGCCGAGCGCGCGGTCGACGCCGGCATGGACGGCATCGTCGTGTCGAACCACGGCGGGCGTCAGATCGACCGGTCGGTGCCCACCGTCGCCGCGCTGCCCGCGGTGGTGGAGCGGGTCGCGGGCCGGGTTCCGGTGCTGCTGGACTCGGGCGTGCGCGGCGGGGCGGATGTCGCGATCGCGCTGTCGCTCGGCGCGACCGCCGTCGGGCTGGGCCGCCCCTACGCGTACGGTCTCGCGATCGCCGGGGCGAGTGGGGTGAGCGAGGTGGTGCGCAACACGATCGCCGAGTTCGACGTCACCCTCGGCCTCGCCGGATGCACGGCCGCCGCCGACCTCGGCCCCGACGTCCTGCGCCCCTCCTCGCCGGTCGAGGAGCGCCCGAGCGGAGCGAGGACGCGCCACGAGACCCGGTGA
- a CDS encoding NUDIX domain-containing protein has product MPLPDLLVAAIALIRDRRVLMVTAREREVHYMPGGKIDAGETAAEAAAREAFEEVALELDPAALEELFEVRTQAHGEPDGRFVRMRVFRAVTDASPRASAEVGALHWVTTGDADRCPPAGREVLRRLADADLID; this is encoded by the coding sequence ATGCCCCTTCCCGACCTGCTCGTCGCGGCGATCGCGCTCATCCGCGACCGCCGCGTGCTCATGGTCACCGCGCGCGAACGCGAGGTGCACTACATGCCGGGCGGCAAGATCGACGCCGGCGAGACCGCGGCCGAGGCGGCTGCACGCGAGGCCTTCGAGGAGGTCGCGCTCGAACTCGACCCCGCCGCGCTCGAGGAGCTGTTCGAGGTGCGCACCCAGGCGCACGGCGAGCCCGACGGGCGCTTCGTGCGGATGCGGGTCTTCCGGGCGGTGACGGATGCCTCGCCGCGGGCGTCGGCGGAGGTCGGCGCCCTGCACTGGGTCACGACCGGCGACGCCGACCGCTGCCCGCCCGCCGGCCGCGAGGTGCTGCGGCGGCTCGCCGACGCCGACCTCATCGACTGA
- a CDS encoding alpha/beta hydrolase-fold protein has translation MWDALLEMRIVDPAFVTTWLVVSGVLVLYLLAKQWSIRWFLVAFIALFVGALIGGAVVWVAVNVLDSFGGPVQDAVWLWTAGAFAAIMLAIFNLWGSRWWRKLIAVLSIGVFAATAAFGINAAYGINRTLGALLHVSTADPIRPTPPPTDPATPAPEGPLYAWWQAPEGMPEHGVLGEVEGGVPNEASGFPARPAQLYLPPAALVENAPRLPLVIFMMGQPGDPDGSFIADTFEAYQAEHAGLAPIALVIDQLSDPTIDPMCVDSPRGAVETYVMQDVVPWARANLNVQAEPRFWTVGGYSNGGQCATSFGARHPDVFGNILSVSGEEFPGADDESDALVGVFGGNQAAYDAAKPANIMAAHGPYADSWAVFTIGSEDPRYAAGVERNAAAAEQAGMHTTVITIEGAGHVADALIGGLRDGFAALAPRLELEAPPEAAPAE, from the coding sequence GTGTGGGACGCGTTGCTCGAGATGAGGATCGTCGATCCGGCCTTCGTCACGACCTGGCTCGTCGTGAGCGGTGTGCTCGTGCTGTACCTGCTGGCGAAGCAGTGGAGCATCCGCTGGTTCCTGGTCGCGTTCATCGCGCTCTTCGTGGGTGCGCTGATCGGCGGGGCCGTCGTGTGGGTCGCGGTCAACGTGCTCGACTCGTTCGGAGGGCCCGTCCAGGACGCGGTATGGCTCTGGACTGCCGGCGCGTTCGCCGCGATCATGCTCGCGATCTTCAACCTGTGGGGCTCGAGGTGGTGGCGCAAGCTCATCGCCGTGCTGTCGATCGGCGTGTTCGCGGCCACCGCGGCGTTCGGGATCAACGCGGCCTACGGCATCAATCGCACCCTCGGGGCGCTGCTGCACGTGAGCACCGCCGACCCGATCCGCCCGACCCCGCCGCCCACCGACCCCGCGACGCCCGCGCCCGAGGGCCCGCTGTACGCGTGGTGGCAGGCGCCCGAGGGCATGCCCGAGCACGGGGTGCTCGGCGAGGTCGAAGGCGGCGTCCCGAACGAGGCATCCGGGTTCCCGGCCCGGCCCGCCCAGCTCTACCTGCCGCCCGCCGCCCTCGTCGAGAACGCACCGCGACTGCCCTTGGTGATCTTCATGATGGGCCAGCCCGGCGACCCCGACGGGTCGTTCATCGCCGACACGTTCGAGGCGTACCAGGCCGAGCACGCGGGCCTCGCGCCGATCGCGCTCGTCATCGACCAGCTCTCGGATCCGACGATCGATCCGATGTGCGTCGACTCGCCGCGGGGCGCGGTCGAGACGTACGTGATGCAGGACGTCGTGCCGTGGGCGCGGGCGAACCTCAACGTGCAGGCGGAGCCGCGGTTCTGGACCGTCGGCGGGTACTCGAACGGCGGACAGTGCGCCACGTCGTTCGGGGCGAGGCATCCCGACGTCTTCGGCAACATCCTGTCGGTGTCCGGTGAGGAGTTCCCCGGCGCCGACGACGAATCCGACGCGCTCGTCGGCGTGTTCGGCGGCAACCAGGCCGCCTACGACGCCGCCAAGCCGGCCAACATCATGGCCGCCCACGGCCCGTACGCCGACTCGTGGGCGGTGTTCACGATCGGCAGCGAGGACCCGCGGTACGCGGCCGGCGTCGAGCGCAACGCGGCGGCGGCCGAGCAGGCGGGCATGCACACCACGGTCATCACGATCGAGGGCGCCGGGCATGTGGCCGACGCGCTGATCGGCGGGCTTCGCGACGGCTTCGCCGCGCTCGCACCGCGGCTCGAACTCGAGGCGCCGCCCGAAGCGGCGCCGGCCGAGTGA
- a CDS encoding glycine--tRNA ligase → MAAPSRLDAVITLAQHRGFVFQAGEIYGGSRSAWDYGPLGVALKENIKRQWWQAMVQGRDDVVGLDSSVILPKAVWEASGHVEVFTDPLVECLHCHKRYREDHLIEEFEEKKGRAPKDGLAEIVCTNCGTRGQWTEPRAFSGLLKTYLGVVDDESGLQYLRPETAQGIFVNFANVLQTARMKPPFGIGQIGKSFRNEITPGNFIFRTREFEQMEMEFFVEPGTDEEWHQYWIDQRFAWYVDLGIDPENLRLFEHPKEKLSHYSKRTVDIEYKFGFAGGDWGELEGVANRTDFDLTTHSKHSGKDLSYFDQAKNERWVPYVIEPAAGLTRSLMAFLVDAYHVEEVPNAKGGTDSRTVLKLDPRLAPVKAAVLPLSRNEKLSPVARELAANLRKFWNVDFDDAGAIGRRYRRQDEIGTPFCITVDFDSLDDQAVTVRDRDTMQQERVPLEGLQAYLATRLIGA, encoded by the coding sequence GTGGCCGCACCCAGCCGTCTCGATGCCGTCATCACCCTCGCCCAGCATCGCGGGTTCGTCTTCCAGGCGGGTGAGATCTACGGCGGATCCCGGTCGGCGTGGGACTACGGGCCGCTGGGTGTCGCGCTGAAGGAGAACATCAAGCGCCAGTGGTGGCAGGCGATGGTGCAGGGTCGCGACGACGTCGTGGGGCTCGACTCGTCCGTCATCCTGCCGAAGGCCGTGTGGGAGGCATCCGGCCATGTCGAGGTCTTCACCGACCCGCTCGTCGAGTGCCTGCACTGCCACAAGCGCTACCGCGAAGACCACCTCATCGAGGAGTTCGAGGAGAAGAAGGGCCGCGCCCCGAAGGACGGGCTCGCCGAGATCGTCTGCACGAACTGCGGCACCCGCGGCCAGTGGACCGAGCCGCGCGCGTTCTCGGGCCTGTTGAAGACCTACCTCGGCGTCGTCGACGACGAGTCGGGCCTGCAGTACCTGCGCCCCGAGACCGCCCAGGGCATCTTCGTGAACTTCGCGAACGTGCTGCAGACGGCGCGCATGAAGCCGCCGTTCGGCATCGGGCAGATCGGCAAGTCGTTCCGCAACGAGATCACGCCGGGCAACTTCATCTTCCGCACCCGCGAGTTCGAGCAGATGGAGATGGAGTTCTTCGTCGAGCCCGGCACCGACGAGGAATGGCACCAGTACTGGATCGACCAGCGTTTCGCCTGGTACGTCGACCTCGGCATCGACCCCGAGAACCTGCGCCTGTTCGAGCACCCGAAGGAGAAGCTCAGCCACTACTCGAAGCGCACCGTCGACATCGAGTACAAGTTCGGCTTCGCCGGTGGCGACTGGGGCGAGCTCGAGGGCGTCGCGAACCGCACCGACTTCGACCTGACCACGCATTCGAAGCACTCGGGCAAAGACCTCTCGTACTTCGACCAGGCGAAGAACGAGCGCTGGGTGCCCTACGTCATCGAACCCGCGGCGGGCCTCACCCGGTCGCTCATGGCGTTCCTCGTCGACGCGTACCACGTGGAGGAGGTGCCGAACGCGAAGGGCGGCACCGACAGCCGCACCGTGCTGAAGCTCGACCCGCGCCTCGCTCCGGTGAAGGCCGCCGTGCTGCCGCTGAGCCGCAACGAGAAGCTGTCGCCGGTCGCCCGCGAGCTCGCCGCGAACCTGCGCAAGTTCTGGAACGTCGACTTCGACGATGCTGGCGCGATCGGCCGCCGCTACCGCCGCCAGGACGAGATCGGCACCCCGTTCTGCATCACGGTCGACTTCGACTCGCTCGACGACCAGGCCGTCACCGTGCGCGACCGCGACACCATGCAGCAGGAGCGCGTGCCGCTCGAGGGCCTGCAGGCCTACCTCGCCACGCGCCTCATCGGCGCGTAG
- a CDS encoding FBP domain-containing protein: MHPITEPTIRASFVNASKRERSILTLPEGFAELDWDRLDYLGWRDRKLSQQAYVIAIIDGEPVGILLRKADGRIRTRPQCSWCEDVHLPNDVVFYTAKRAGEAGRRGDTIGTLVCAGFECSRNVRKLPPLAYTGFDREAARQRRIDALREHVTAFVRDVRDGVR, translated from the coding sequence ATGCACCCCATCACCGAACCGACCATCCGCGCATCGTTCGTGAACGCCTCCAAGCGCGAACGCAGCATCCTCACCCTGCCCGAGGGCTTCGCCGAACTCGACTGGGACCGACTCGACTACCTCGGCTGGCGCGACCGCAAGCTGTCGCAGCAGGCGTACGTGATCGCGATCATCGACGGCGAGCCGGTCGGCATCCTGCTGCGCAAGGCCGACGGTCGCATCCGCACCCGGCCGCAGTGCTCGTGGTGCGAAGACGTGCACCTGCCGAACGACGTCGTGTTCTACACCGCGAAGCGCGCGGGCGAGGCCGGACGCCGAGGCGACACCATCGGCACCCTCGTGTGCGCCGGGTTCGAGTGCTCGCGCAACGTGCGCAAGCTCCCGCCGCTCGCGTACACCGGCTTCGACCGCGAGGCCGCCAGGCAGCGGCGCATCGACGCGCTGCGCGAGCACGTCACCGCCTTCGTGCGCGACGTGCGCGACGGCGTGCGCTGA
- a CDS encoding GNAT family N-acetyltransferase, with product MPSTDAPDLRLPYDANILFDAPLRTERLVLRPLAESDRWDVWEYQRLPEVLRYIPWPERTREEGFAHTAKRAGLHRLERDEDALFLAMGLVGEPTTSPDAPDRAHGGDRVVGDIMLRVTSVQHAQLEIGWVVHPGFQGRGLAVEAARAVLGLAFRDLRPHRVHAQLDARNEASARLCERLGMRREATLLEEEYHDGEWEDTAVYGILRREWSAAR from the coding sequence GTGCCCTCGACCGACGCGCCCGACCTGCGCCTGCCCTACGACGCGAACATCCTGTTCGACGCTCCGCTGCGCACCGAGCGGCTCGTGCTGCGCCCGCTCGCCGAGTCCGACCGGTGGGACGTCTGGGAGTACCAACGGCTGCCCGAGGTGCTGCGCTACATCCCGTGGCCCGAGCGCACCCGTGAGGAGGGGTTCGCGCACACCGCCAAGCGCGCCGGGCTGCACCGCCTCGAACGCGACGAGGACGCCCTCTTCCTCGCGATGGGGCTCGTCGGCGAGCCGACGACCTCGCCCGACGCTCCCGATCGGGCGCACGGCGGCGACCGCGTGGTCGGCGACATCATGCTTCGGGTCACGAGCGTGCAGCACGCGCAGCTCGAGATCGGGTGGGTCGTGCACCCCGGGTTCCAGGGCCGCGGGCTGGCGGTCGAAGCCGCTCGCGCCGTGCTCGGCCTCGCGTTCCGCGACCTGCGCCCCCACCGCGTGCACGCGCAGCTCGACGCCCGCAACGAGGCATCCGCCCGGCTCTGCGAGCGGCTCGGCATGCGCCGCGAGGCGACCCTTCTCGAAGAGGAGTACCACGACGGCGAGTGGGAGGACACTGCGGTCTACGGCATCCTCCGCCGCGAGTGGTCCGCCGCCCGGTGA
- a CDS encoding glutamyl-tRNA reductase, with the protein MLICFTASHKNAGFDLLERLSATAEGAARRMITGHEAVQGAVVVATCNRFEAYLDLDQVDGESPVDAVHGAIHAVGEVAGVDAEALRSTFGFAHGNAVAAHLFAVASGLESVVVGEGEIAGQVRRALEAAHREGTTTPELERLFQRASQTSRKVKNRTGIGSEGRSLVRLALELAESRITDWAQTRVLLIGTGRYAGASLAALRDRGVTDVSVYSPSGHGARFAASHDLPAVAADDYARAAAAADVIVTCTTIETHVLDRAMLAEGRELLARATALPTIGAVEVAPEIERRQLVIDLGLPRNVDHDVTELVGVELLDLETIKFHAPMEEFGSTDEAREIVARAARKFGDVAGELDLAPTVVALRSHVFDLLDGEIERARSRGDADGRIEEALRHMAGRLLHTPMVRSRQLARDGEQRAFIDAVEALFGVRADEADAATAVEASEPSDRRAHRDAS; encoded by the coding sequence GTGCTCATCTGCTTCACCGCGAGTCACAAGAACGCCGGGTTCGATCTGCTCGAGCGTCTCTCTGCGACGGCCGAAGGTGCAGCCCGCCGCATGATCACCGGCCACGAGGCCGTGCAGGGCGCCGTCGTCGTGGCGACGTGCAACCGATTCGAGGCCTACCTCGACCTCGATCAGGTCGACGGCGAGTCGCCGGTCGACGCGGTGCACGGTGCCATCCACGCCGTCGGCGAGGTCGCGGGCGTCGATGCCGAGGCGCTGCGCAGCACGTTCGGGTTCGCGCACGGCAACGCCGTCGCCGCCCACCTGTTCGCCGTGGCATCCGGTCTCGAATCCGTCGTCGTCGGCGAGGGCGAGATCGCCGGGCAGGTCCGTCGCGCCCTCGAGGCCGCGCATCGGGAGGGCACCACCACCCCTGAGCTCGAGCGGCTGTTCCAGCGTGCGTCGCAGACGTCGCGCAAGGTGAAGAACCGCACCGGCATCGGCAGCGAGGGCCGTTCGCTCGTGCGTCTCGCACTCGAGCTCGCCGAGAGCCGCATCACCGACTGGGCGCAGACGCGCGTCCTGCTGATCGGCACCGGCCGGTACGCCGGCGCCTCCCTGGCGGCGCTGCGCGACCGCGGCGTCACGGATGTCTCGGTGTACTCGCCGTCCGGTCACGGCGCGCGGTTCGCCGCATCGCACGACCTGCCGGCCGTCGCCGCAGACGACTACGCCCGCGCCGCGGCGGCGGCCGACGTGATCGTCACCTGCACCACGATCGAGACGCACGTGCTCGATCGGGCGATGCTCGCCGAGGGTCGCGAGCTGCTCGCCCGCGCGACGGCGCTGCCGACGATCGGCGCCGTCGAGGTGGCGCCCGAGATCGAACGCCGCCAGCTCGTCATCGATCTCGGCCTGCCGCGCAACGTCGACCACGATGTGACCGAGCTCGTCGGGGTCGAACTGCTCGACCTCGAGACCATCAAGTTCCACGCCCCGATGGAGGAGTTCGGCTCCACCGACGAGGCGCGCGAGATCGTCGCCCGGGCCGCCCGCAAGTTCGGCGACGTCGCGGGCGAGCTCGACCTCGCCCCCACCGTCGTCGCGCTGCGGTCGCATGTGTTCGACCTGCTCGACGGCGAGATCGAACGCGCCCGCTCGCGCGGCGACGCCGACGGCCGCATCGAGGAGGCGCTGCGTCACATGGCGGGCCGGCTGCTGCATACGCCGATGGTGCGGTCGCGGCAGCTCGCGCGCGACGGCGAGCAGCGCGCGTTCATCGACGCGGTCGAGGCGCTGTTCGGCGTGCGCGCCGACGAGGCGGATGCCGCGACCGCCGTCGAGGCATCCGAACCGTCCGACCGCCGCGCCCACCGCGACGCCTCCTGA
- a CDS encoding peptidoglycan-binding domain-containing protein — protein MRSRILVVLAAVAVAAGIFGTAAPASAATAPCRQYVYGYGGTGNCVKAIQALVSTSSTVNAARPDIRTPIARDGSFGKITLGAIRTYQSVNHLQVDGVVGPQTWTRLCSTGYYWGSDMQLKADYQWAKKYAC, from the coding sequence ATGCGCTCGCGCATCCTCGTCGTCCTCGCGGCTGTGGCCGTCGCCGCCGGCATCTTCGGCACCGCAGCACCCGCCTCCGCCGCGACGGCGCCGTGTCGTCAGTACGTGTACGGCTACGGCGGCACCGGCAACTGCGTGAAGGCCATCCAGGCGCTCGTGAGCACGTCGAGCACGGTGAACGCAGCCCGCCCCGACATCCGCACCCCCATCGCGCGGGACGGGTCGTTCGGCAAGATCACCCTCGGCGCGATCCGCACCTACCAGTCGGTCAACCACCTCCAGGTCGACGGCGTCGTCGGCCCGCAGACCTGGACGCGCCTCTGCAGCACCGGCTACTACTGGGGCTCTGACATGCAGCTGAAGGCCGACTACCAGTGGGCGAAGAAGTACGCGTGCTGA
- the hemE gene encoding uroporphyrinogen decarboxylase — MILPPQHPLSAGSTSDSRLVRAYRGERSDTTPVWFMRQAGRSLPEYRDLRVGTRMLDACLDPAMAAEITLQPVRRHRVDAGIFFSDIVVPLKLVGVDVEIQPGRGPVFGKGYADASAIAELTAIDPAILDEKSGPITEAVERTIAELSTTAPAGRETGATPLIGFAGAPFTLAAYLVEGGPSKDHLAARTLMHADPGAWRDLMHWTAELTGRFLRTQVLAGASAAQLFDSWAGGLSLADYEQHVAPASARALSFVHDLAYETTDASGEAPGSTVPVIHFGVGTGELLGAMRGVGADAVGVDYRVPLDVAASRVGDGVPLQGNLDPALLAAPWPVLDAAVRDVLRRGRVAPGHVFNLGHGVPPETDPTVLTRVVELVHEAGA; from the coding sequence GTGATCCTTCCTCCGCAGCATCCGCTCTCGGCCGGCTCGACCTCGGATTCGCGACTCGTGCGCGCCTATCGCGGGGAGCGGAGCGACACGACCCCCGTCTGGTTCATGCGGCAGGCCGGGCGTTCGCTGCCCGAGTACCGCGACCTGCGGGTCGGCACGCGGATGCTCGACGCCTGCCTCGACCCGGCGATGGCGGCCGAGATCACCCTGCAGCCCGTGCGCCGCCACCGGGTCGATGCGGGCATCTTCTTCAGCGACATCGTGGTGCCGCTGAAGCTGGTGGGCGTCGACGTCGAGATCCAGCCGGGTCGGGGGCCGGTCTTCGGCAAGGGCTATGCGGATGCTTCGGCGATCGCCGAGCTCACCGCGATCGATCCGGCGATCCTCGATGAGAAGAGCGGTCCGATCACCGAGGCCGTCGAACGCACGATCGCGGAGCTGAGCACGACCGCTCCTGCGGGCCGAGAGACGGGTGCGACGCCGCTCATCGGATTCGCCGGCGCCCCCTTCACCCTCGCGGCCTACCTCGTCGAGGGCGGGCCCTCGAAGGACCACCTCGCGGCGCGCACGCTGATGCACGCAGACCCGGGCGCCTGGCGCGACCTGATGCACTGGACGGCCGAGCTGACCGGGCGGTTCCTGCGCACCCAGGTGCTCGCCGGGGCCTCGGCGGCGCAGCTCTTCGACTCGTGGGCTGGCGGGCTGTCGCTCGCCGACTACGAGCAGCATGTCGCCCCCGCCTCGGCGCGGGCGCTCTCGTTCGTGCACGACCTCGCGTACGAGACGACGGATGCCTCGGGCGAGGCCCCCGGCAGCACCGTGCCCGTGATCCACTTCGGCGTCGGGACGGGCGAATTGCTCGGTGCGATGCGCGGCGTCGGAGCCGATGCGGTCGGCGTCGACTACCGGGTGCCGCTCGACGTCGCCGCGTCGCGGGTCGGCGACGGCGTCCCGCTGCAGGGCAACCTCGACCCGGCGCTGCTCGCGGCGCCCTGGCCGGTGCTCGACGCGGCGGTGCGCGACGTGCTGCGGCGCGGTCGGGTCGCCCCCGGCCACGTCTTCAACCTCGGGCACGGCGTGCCGCCCGAAACCGACCCGACCGTGTTGACCCGGGTGGTCGAGCTCGTGCACGAGGCCGGCGCGTGA
- the hemG gene encoding protoporphyrinogen oxidase produces the protein MSEASELPGASEASELPEAVQPAEPDHRSADVVVVGGGAAGLVAALECARIGLHVIVLERRDRVGGCVARIDLDDLALDAGAESFATRNGSVAALVERLGLGDRVESPNPAGAWLAWGRGDEVAAAPLPKTGVLGIPANPLGEDVRAIIGWSGAWRAYADRVMPILRIGRARSLGQLVRSRMGAAVLDRLVTPISAGVYSANPDDLDLDVVAPGLNEAMTRTGSLSGGVAQLVGSRRAGSAVLGLRGGMHTLVEALVAELDRFGVEVVTGAEVTGLERHRSDATTSAEPAGTAGAGWRARAIASDRDLLVDARFAILAAPARTSRRLLTDAVEGWADASDWPAAASVELVTLVLDAPALDAAPRGTGVLVAEGTPGVSAKALTHATAKWPWLAEQAGGRHVVRLSYGRAGAANPLDGLDADAVAALALADASTLLGVPLDASMLRASGRTAWRDALSHASLGQRERVRALEAALAAEPGIEATGSWIAGTGLASVVPHARDAAGRIRQLAVQEGHAPAAD, from the coding sequence GTGAGCGAGGCATCCGAGCTCCCCGGAGCATCCGAGGCATCCGAGCTCCCCGAAGCGGTGCAGCCGGCCGAACCCGACCACCGCTCGGCCGACGTGGTGGTCGTCGGCGGCGGCGCGGCCGGCCTGGTCGCGGCGCTCGAGTGCGCCCGGATCGGGCTGCACGTCATCGTGCTCGAGCGACGCGATCGGGTGGGCGGCTGCGTCGCCCGCATCGACCTCGACGACCTCGCCCTCGACGCGGGCGCCGAATCGTTCGCGACCCGCAACGGCTCGGTCGCGGCCCTCGTCGAACGGCTCGGACTGGGCGATCGGGTCGAGTCGCCGAACCCCGCGGGGGCCTGGCTGGCGTGGGGCCGGGGCGACGAGGTCGCGGCGGCGCCGCTGCCGAAGACGGGCGTGCTGGGCATCCCGGCGAACCCGCTCGGCGAGGACGTGCGCGCGATCATCGGCTGGAGCGGCGCGTGGCGCGCATATGCCGATCGCGTGATGCCGATCCTGCGCATCGGCCGCGCCCGCAGTCTCGGGCAGCTCGTGCGCTCGCGCATGGGCGCCGCGGTGCTCGACCGGCTCGTCACGCCGATCTCGGCGGGCGTGTACTCGGCGAACCCCGACGACCTCGACCTCGACGTCGTCGCACCCGGGCTGAACGAGGCGATGACCCGCACCGGCTCGCTCTCGGGCGGCGTCGCCCAACTCGTCGGCTCGCGTCGTGCCGGCAGCGCCGTGCTCGGCCTGCGCGGCGGCATGCACACCCTCGTCGAGGCGCTCGTCGCCGAGCTCGACCGGTTCGGCGTCGAGGTCGTCACCGGCGCCGAGGTCACCGGCCTCGAGCGGCACCGGTCGGATGCCACGACCTCCGCCGAACCGGCCGGAACCGCCGGCGCCGGCTGGCGCGCGCGGGCCATCGCCTCCGACCGCGACCTCCTCGTCGACGCGCGCTTCGCGATCCTCGCCGCCCCGGCCCGCACCTCGCGCCGGCTCCTCACCGACGCCGTCGAGGGCTGGGCGGACGCGAGCGACTGGCCGGCCGCGGCATCCGTGGAGCTCGTGACGCTCGTGCTCGACGCGCCCGCCCTCGATGCCGCGCCGCGCGGAACCGGCGTGCTCGTGGCCGAGGGCACGCCCGGAGTGTCGGCCAAGGCGCTCACGCACGCGACGGCGAAATGGCCGTGGCTCGCCGAGCAGGCGGGCGGCCGCCACGTCGTTCGGCTGTCGTACGGTCGCGCCGGCGCCGCCAACCCGCTCGACGGGCTCGACGCCGACGCGGTCGCCGCGCTCGCGCTCGCCGACGCGTCCACGCTGCTCGGCGTGCCGCTCGACGCCTCGATGCTGCGCGCCTCGGGTCGCACCGCGTGGCGCGACGCGCTCTCGCACGCGTCCCTCGGGCAGCGCGAACGCGTGCGGGCGCTCGAGGCGGCGCTCGCCGCGGAGCCGGGCATCGAGGCGACGGGCTCGTGGATCGCGGGCACCGGGCTCGCTTCCGTCGTGCCGCACGCGCGCGACGCAGCCGGCCGCATCCGGCAGCTCGCGGTGCAGGAGGGTCACGCTCCCGCGGCGGACTGA